In Rhodococcus rhodochrous, a single genomic region encodes these proteins:
- a CDS encoding SDR family NAD(P)-dependent oxidoreductase yields the protein MGTLEGRVALITGAGQGIGQGVAFALAREGVAIAVTGRTESKLVDTAEQIRAFGGTAEPIVCDIADPDAIAAAVDRTVGAFGGVDILANNASFNPLGPLLDLKPRVLEKAYRSGPLAALHAMQLVHPIMKERGGGSIVNMVTSAAVRWDVSGYGGYASTKEALRSLTRTAASEWGIDGIRVNAIAPHALSPGLKWWTETNPEEAAEFVKSIPLRRIGDPEEDIGRAVAWIVSDDARYLTGATIPLDGGQARWA from the coding sequence ATGGGCACACTCGAGGGCAGGGTCGCGCTGATCACCGGCGCGGGGCAGGGAATCGGTCAGGGGGTCGCGTTCGCGCTCGCCCGCGAAGGCGTGGCCATCGCGGTCACCGGCCGGACCGAATCGAAACTGGTCGACACCGCCGAGCAGATCCGCGCCTTCGGTGGCACCGCGGAACCGATCGTGTGCGACATCGCCGATCCGGATGCGATCGCCGCTGCGGTGGACCGGACGGTGGGGGCCTTCGGCGGTGTCGACATCCTCGCCAACAACGCGAGCTTCAACCCGCTCGGGCCGCTGCTCGACCTGAAGCCGCGCGTGCTGGAGAAGGCGTACCGCTCGGGTCCGCTCGCGGCGCTGCACGCCATGCAGCTCGTCCACCCGATCATGAAGGAACGCGGCGGCGGGTCGATCGTCAACATGGTCACCTCCGCGGCAGTGCGCTGGGACGTGAGCGGCTACGGCGGCTACGCCTCCACAAAGGAGGCGCTGCGGTCGCTCACCCGCACCGCGGCGTCGGAATGGGGGATCGACGGCATCCGCGTCAACGCCATCGCCCCACACGCCCTGTCGCCGGGACTGAAGTGGTGGACGGAGACGAACCCGGAGGAGGCCGCCGAGTTCGTGAAATCCATCCCGCTCCGCCGCATCGGCGACCCAGAGGAGGACATCGGGCGCGCCGTGGCGTGGATTGTGAGCGACGACGCACGCTATCTCACCGGCGCGACGATCCCGCTGGACGGAGGCCAGGCACGCTGGGCCTGA
- a CDS encoding ABC transporter ATP-binding protein has product MPLHSAPAARAQDLKKIYGTGETAVHALDGVTADFAAGEFTAIMGPSGSGKSTLMHCLAGLDSATSGAVFIGDTDLTTLSDKGMTQLRRDRIGFVFQAFNLVPTLTALENITLPVDIAGRKVDQEWLDTVVTRLGLTDRLGHRPGELSGGQQQRVACARALAGRPEIIFGDEPTGNLDSRSSGEVLSILRAAVDEFDQTVVIVTHDPRAAGYADRVVFLADGRIVDEMREPTAERVLDRMKQFDPASAAPVAE; this is encoded by the coding sequence ATGCCACTGCACTCGGCCCCAGCAGCCCGCGCCCAGGACCTGAAGAAGATCTACGGAACCGGAGAAACCGCGGTTCACGCCCTCGACGGTGTGACCGCGGATTTCGCCGCCGGTGAGTTCACCGCGATCATGGGTCCCTCCGGATCGGGCAAGTCGACCCTCATGCACTGCCTCGCAGGTCTCGACAGCGCGACCTCCGGAGCGGTCTTCATCGGCGACACCGATCTGACGACCCTGTCCGACAAGGGGATGACCCAGCTGCGGCGCGACCGCATCGGCTTCGTCTTCCAGGCGTTCAACCTCGTCCCCACCCTCACCGCCCTCGAGAACATCACCCTCCCGGTGGACATCGCGGGCCGCAAGGTCGATCAGGAATGGCTCGACACCGTCGTCACCCGTCTCGGTCTCACCGACCGTCTCGGACACCGTCCCGGCGAACTGTCCGGTGGCCAGCAGCAGCGTGTCGCGTGCGCGCGTGCCCTCGCGGGCCGGCCCGAGATCATCTTCGGCGACGAGCCGACCGGCAATCTCGACTCCCGCTCCTCCGGTGAGGTGCTGTCCATCCTGCGGGCAGCCGTCGACGAGTTCGACCAGACCGTCGTGATCGTCACCCACGATCCGCGTGCCGCCGGCTACGCCGACCGCGTGGTGTTCCTCGCCGACGGACGCATCGTCGACGAGATGCGCGAACCGACGGCCGAACGAGTGCTCGACAGGATGAAGCAGTTCGATCCCGCCTCCGCGGCTCCCGTGGCGGAATAG
- a CDS encoding ABC transporter permease yields MSGNPIRRVALRNLAAHKVRLALTVLSVVLGTAFITGSFVFTDTLQRTFDDIFGDVAQGVDVRVSTEQYGTSGVPIEAVDQVAALPGVERTSPSIGGGIIVLDSEGAAIQTGGAPAEGYAYIPPDRLVGEPETFVAGGPPAETGQIALNESAAERGDLAIGDSTTVLTISQGMVPVTVSGIYELETDTGGYIGALFTEEQASQLFTDGRHVGFLDVAGDGSLSPEQLRDEIAAALPDLKVQTGAEVTEETKSQVAEALNFLNYFLLAFGAIALLVGTFIIYNTFSMIVAQRLRELALLRAIGASRKQVGRSVTLEAFVVGLIGSIIGIAAGVALAYGLRAALNAADLGLPSGPLQLSPRTVIVALLVGVVVTMISAYAPARRATHVPPVAAMREESTATVESLRIRTIIGVLCAIVGAALVVVGAQQVGGGAAATVGIGAFLLILSVLFAAPALSRPVVNALGAVFARPFGAIGRLARTNATRNPRRTAATAFALTLGLMLVSVIGVFGSSAKASVDALVDNGVEADFMLTGPQMFGVPAPAAEAVRGVDGIEEVVPAYGVQAKIDEDFEFGTGAGGPLQDVLDLDMVAGAFEVTGDEILVSQTSADDHGWEVGSTVPLTSRDGDTVDTTVAGIFADNQLIGPWVVSQQLFEQFTPPNNRSALVVLMNTVDGADPETVRASIEEAVKDYVIVQVLDREQFKGQQAQQIDMLLAILYGLLALAVVIAILGIVNTLALSVVERRREIGMLRAVGMQRAQVRRTIYLESLLIAVFGAVVGVVLGLAFGWAFVRTLADQGLDIISVPWSQVVGMLVASGIIGVLAALWPGQRAAKTPPLEAISDM; encoded by the coding sequence ATGAGTGGGAATCCCATCCGCAGGGTTGCCCTGCGCAACCTCGCCGCGCACAAGGTGCGGCTCGCCCTGACCGTGCTCTCCGTGGTGCTCGGCACGGCCTTCATCACCGGTTCGTTCGTCTTCACCGACACCCTGCAGCGCACCTTCGACGACATCTTCGGCGACGTCGCCCAGGGCGTCGACGTCCGCGTCAGCACCGAGCAGTACGGCACCAGCGGTGTCCCGATCGAGGCCGTCGACCAGGTCGCCGCCCTCCCCGGCGTCGAGCGCACGTCCCCGTCGATCGGTGGCGGCATCATCGTCCTCGACTCCGAGGGTGCCGCGATCCAGACCGGAGGCGCACCCGCCGAGGGTTACGCCTACATCCCGCCCGACCGTCTCGTCGGCGAGCCGGAGACCTTCGTGGCAGGCGGACCGCCGGCGGAGACCGGGCAGATCGCGCTCAACGAGAGTGCGGCCGAACGCGGCGATCTCGCGATCGGCGACAGCACGACCGTGCTCACCATCTCGCAGGGCATGGTGCCGGTGACCGTCAGCGGCATCTACGAACTCGAGACCGACACCGGCGGCTACATCGGTGCGTTGTTCACCGAGGAACAGGCCTCCCAGCTGTTCACCGACGGCCGGCACGTCGGCTTCCTCGACGTCGCGGGCGACGGTTCGCTCTCGCCCGAGCAGCTGCGCGACGAGATCGCGGCGGCGCTGCCCGACCTGAAGGTACAGACCGGAGCCGAGGTCACCGAGGAGACCAAATCGCAGGTCGCCGAGGCCCTGAACTTCCTCAACTACTTCCTGCTCGCGTTCGGCGCGATCGCACTGCTCGTCGGCACGTTCATCATCTACAACACCTTCTCGATGATCGTCGCCCAGCGACTGCGCGAACTGGCCCTGCTCCGTGCGATCGGGGCGAGCCGCAAGCAGGTCGGCCGGTCGGTCACCCTCGAGGCCTTCGTCGTCGGTCTGATCGGCAGCATCATCGGTATCGCCGCGGGCGTCGCGCTCGCCTACGGTCTGCGCGCGGCACTGAACGCCGCGGATCTCGGACTGCCGTCGGGCCCGCTGCAGTTGTCCCCGCGCACCGTGATCGTCGCGCTGCTCGTCGGCGTGGTCGTGACGATGATCAGCGCGTACGCCCCGGCGCGGCGCGCCACCCACGTTCCGCCCGTCGCCGCGATGCGCGAGGAGTCCACGGCGACCGTCGAATCGCTGCGCATCCGCACGATCATCGGTGTGCTCTGCGCGATCGTCGGTGCGGCGCTCGTCGTGGTGGGCGCACAGCAGGTCGGTGGCGGCGCGGCTGCGACGGTCGGTATCGGTGCCTTCCTGCTGATCCTGTCGGTGCTGTTCGCGGCGCCGGCGTTGTCCCGGCCCGTCGTGAACGCGCTCGGTGCGGTCTTCGCCCGGCCCTTCGGGGCGATCGGCCGGCTCGCGCGCACCAACGCGACCCGCAATCCGCGTCGCACCGCCGCGACCGCCTTCGCCCTCACCCTGGGCCTGATGCTCGTCTCCGTCATCGGTGTGTTCGGGTCGTCGGCGAAGGCCAGTGTCGACGCCCTCGTCGACAACGGTGTCGAAGCGGACTTCATGCTCACCGGGCCGCAGATGTTCGGCGTCCCGGCCCCCGCCGCCGAGGCGGTCCGCGGGGTGGACGGCATCGAGGAGGTCGTGCCCGCCTACGGTGTCCAGGCCAAGATCGACGAGGACTTCGAATTCGGCACCGGAGCCGGCGGACCCCTCCAGGACGTTCTCGACCTGGACATGGTCGCGGGCGCCTTCGAGGTGACCGGGGACGAGATCCTCGTCTCGCAGACCTCGGCGGACGACCACGGCTGGGAGGTGGGCTCCACCGTTCCGCTCACCAGCCGCGACGGCGACACCGTCGACACCACGGTCGCCGGCATCTTCGCCGACAACCAGCTGATCGGTCCGTGGGTCGTCTCGCAGCAACTGTTCGAGCAGTTCACGCCGCCGAACAACCGGTCGGCGCTCGTGGTTCTCATGAACACCGTCGACGGTGCCGATCCGGAGACCGTGCGCGCGTCGATCGAAGAGGCGGTCAAGGACTACGTGATCGTGCAGGTCCTCGACCGTGAGCAGTTCAAGGGACAGCAGGCGCAGCAGATCGACATGCTCCTCGCGATCCTCTACGGCCTGCTCGCCCTCGCCGTGGTCATCGCCATCCTCGGCATCGTCAACACCCTGGCGCTGTCGGTGGTGGAAAGGCGGCGGGAGATCGGCATGCTCCGCGCGGTCGGTATGCAGCGCGCCCAGGTGCGTCGCACGATCTACCTCGAGTCGCTGCTCATCGCGGTGTTCGGTGCGGTCGTGGGTGTCGTGCTCGGTCTCGCGTTCGGCTGGGCGTTCGTGCGTACCCTCGCCGATCAGGGACTCGACATCATCTCGGTGCCGTGGTCGCAGGTCGTCGGCATGCTCGTGGCGTCCGGCATCATCGGTGTCCTCGCGGCGCTGTGGCCGGGCCAGCGTGCGGCGAAGACCCCGCCGCTCGAGGCGATCAGCGACATGTAG
- a CDS encoding deoxyribonuclease IV: MRIGAHVRQDDVPIGQGEHLGADLVQVFLSDPQKWTKPGEHPRTEEILASDVDVVVHSPYVINVASLNNRVRMPSRKAVADHAEAAARIGALGLVVHGGHVRAGEDVTAGVENWRKLFERQEDKGGFGVPILVENTAGGDFAMARYIDAIGRLWDAIGDYGPGFCLDTCHAWAAGEDLVGVVERVRAVTGRIDLVHLNNSRDEFDSARDRHANLVDGQIDPQLLAEIAVQADAPIVLETPAEGLAEDIAFLREHASRG; encoded by the coding sequence ATGCGGATAGGTGCGCACGTCCGGCAGGACGACGTTCCCATCGGTCAGGGCGAACATCTCGGTGCCGATCTGGTGCAGGTGTTCCTGTCGGACCCGCAGAAGTGGACGAAACCCGGTGAGCATCCGCGCACCGAGGAGATCCTCGCGTCGGACGTCGACGTGGTGGTGCACTCGCCGTACGTCATCAACGTGGCGAGCCTGAACAACAGGGTGCGGATGCCGTCGCGCAAGGCCGTCGCCGACCACGCCGAGGCCGCCGCGCGGATCGGTGCGCTCGGGCTGGTGGTCCACGGCGGGCACGTGCGCGCCGGAGAGGACGTCACCGCCGGGGTCGAGAACTGGCGCAAGCTGTTCGAACGACAGGAGGACAAGGGCGGGTTCGGGGTGCCGATCCTCGTCGAGAACACCGCGGGCGGCGACTTCGCGATGGCCCGCTACATCGACGCGATCGGACGTCTGTGGGACGCCATCGGCGACTACGGTCCCGGTTTCTGCCTCGACACCTGCCACGCCTGGGCGGCCGGGGAGGATCTCGTCGGCGTCGTCGAACGGGTGCGCGCGGTCACCGGCCGCATCGACCTGGTGCACCTGAACAATTCGCGGGACGAGTTCGATTCGGCCCGCGACCGGCACGCCAATCTCGTCGACGGGCAGATCGATCCGCAGTTGCTCGCGGAGATCGCGGTGCAGGCCGACGCACCGATCGTGCTCGAGACGCCGGCGGAGGGGCTCGCCGAGGACATCGCCTTCCTGCGCGAGCACGCATCCCGCGGCTGA